A single window of Vibrio campbellii CAIM 519 = NBRC 15631 = ATCC 25920 DNA harbors:
- a CDS encoding arylesterase has product MIRILSLVLFFCLSATVHASEKLLVLGDSLSAGYQMPIEESWPSLLPDALLEHGQDVKVVNGSISGDTTGNGLARLPSLLEHHTPDLVLIELGANDGLRGFPPKLITSNLSKMITMIKDSGADVVMMQIRVPPNYGKRYSDMFYDIYPKLAEHQQVALMPFFLEHVIIKPEWMMEDGLHPKPEAQPYIADFVAQELVKHL; this is encoded by the coding sequence TATACTTTCCTTAGTTCTTTTTTTCTGCCTTTCCGCTACAGTACATGCGAGCGAAAAGCTACTTGTTTTGGGCGACAGCCTGAGCGCTGGTTATCAAATGCCTATAGAGGAGAGTTGGCCTAGCTTACTCCCAGACGCGTTATTAGAACATGGCCAAGATGTAAAAGTTGTAAACGGTAGCATTTCTGGTGACACCACAGGCAATGGCCTTGCACGGTTACCTTCTCTCCTTGAGCATCACACGCCCGATTTGGTTCTGATTGAGCTTGGCGCTAACGATGGCCTGCGTGGTTTCCCACCTAAACTTATTACGTCAAACCTATCGAAAATGATTACCATGATCAAAGATTCTGGTGCGGATGTCGTCATGATGCAAATCCGCGTCCCACCGAACTATGGTAAGCGTTACAGCGATATGTTCTACGATATCTACCCTAAACTGGCAGAACATCAGCAAGTCGCGCTAATGCCGTTTTTCTTAGAGCATGTCATCATTAAACCAGAGTGGATGATGGAAGATGGCTTGCACCCAAAACCGGAAGCTCAACCCTACATTGCTGACTTTGTCGCTCAAGAATTGGTTAAACATCTCTAA
- the fabV gene encoding enoyl-ACP reductase FabV, whose product MQIEPLIQGVVARSAHPYGCRASIKEQIEYVKQAPQIKNGPKRVLIIGASSGFGLAARIALTFGGAEADTIGVSFERGPSDKGVGSAGWYNNIYFKDEATHHGRTAVNIVGDAFSDTVRNQVIEAIETYFEGEVDLVIYSLATGVRPKPESDEFWRSVIKPIGESVTGASILLENDQWVESTLAPATEEEAEATNKVMGGEDWESWIDTLINSESIAKGCKTIAFSYMGPDVIHPIYLDGTLGRAKVDLHQTSHALNIKMANFGGGAYATVCKALVTKASVFIPALSPYLLALYRVMKEKGTHERCIEQMQRLFTTKLYDQPKVPVDGERLIRIDDLELDPEVQKEVLALLEQMNAENFAEIGDYEGFKDEFMKLNGFNFEGVDYTQDISMKTLKALKP is encoded by the coding sequence ATGCAAATAGAACCGTTAATTCAGGGTGTTGTAGCTCGCTCGGCACACCCGTATGGGTGCCGCGCTTCCATCAAAGAGCAAATTGAATACGTAAAACAGGCACCACAGATCAAAAATGGCCCCAAGCGCGTTTTGATTATTGGTGCTTCTTCAGGTTTCGGCTTAGCCGCTCGCATCGCCCTTACATTCGGCGGTGCAGAAGCAGACACGATTGGCGTCTCTTTTGAACGCGGCCCATCAGACAAGGGCGTTGGCAGCGCAGGTTGGTACAACAACATCTATTTTAAAGATGAAGCCACTCATCATGGCCGTACTGCGGTTAACATCGTAGGCGACGCCTTTTCTGATACTGTTCGTAACCAAGTGATTGAAGCGATTGAAACCTACTTCGAAGGTGAAGTAGATCTAGTGATTTACAGCCTGGCGACTGGTGTTCGTCCAAAACCAGAATCCGACGAGTTCTGGCGCAGCGTCATCAAACCTATTGGTGAATCGGTGACGGGTGCTTCTATCCTGCTTGAAAACGACCAATGGGTTGAATCAACGCTCGCTCCAGCGACAGAAGAAGAAGCGGAAGCAACGAATAAAGTGATGGGCGGTGAAGACTGGGAAAGTTGGATCGACACACTGATCAACTCAGAGTCGATAGCCAAAGGTTGTAAAACCATCGCCTTCTCCTACATGGGGCCGGACGTAATACACCCTATTTACTTAGATGGCACGTTAGGTCGCGCAAAAGTAGATTTACACCAAACCAGTCATGCATTAAATATCAAAATGGCAAACTTTGGTGGCGGAGCGTACGCCACTGTATGTAAGGCCTTGGTAACTAAAGCGAGTGTTTTCATCCCAGCTCTCAGCCCTTACCTTCTGGCGCTATATCGTGTGATGAAAGAAAAAGGCACGCACGAACGTTGTATTGAGCAAATGCAACGCCTGTTTACGACCAAGCTGTATGACCAACCAAAAGTGCCTGTCGATGGCGAACGTTTGATTCGTATCGATGATCTTGAATTGGATCCTGAAGTCCAAAAAGAAGTGTTGGCTTTGTTAGAACAAATGAACGCGGAGAACTTTGCCGAAATCGGCGATTATGAAGGCTTTAAAGACGAATTTATGAAGCTAAATGGTTTTAACTTTGAAGGTGTCGATTACACTCAGGACATCTCAATGAAAACGCTTAAAGCATTGAAACCGTAA
- a CDS encoding sensor domain-containing phosphodiesterase, translated as MGTLQTLDYEIPESMRRSWQNIVNLLARVADVPTTLIMRIHPDYIEVNTTSETENNPYQVGDKEKLGHGLYCEHVIQNKCGLLVPNALVDENWKDNPDIELGMLSYCGLPLYWPNGETFGTICMLDVKENQYNDTYRELLASFKESIEAQLAVVFQQHKLVRLNNELKSRVETRTTDLAQLSYSLTREIDRRKAAEKQVNYQQTHDQGTGFLNRAALEQVLDQTLDGIDTEQHSLVVINVGFSNARSIQTKYGFEAFDEVLKEFRFRLGHTESSYFVTGRPSSNDVVIIVTGENIETKVQHLLDDITHVSLGSFCIEDNEVHLNSYVGVVQAHKNSYGKQLLQNACYAMLLCKESGESYRYLCESQSQDISDHNKLESYLLQAVRNDDLMLYYQPKVLPHNHKWIGAEALLRWRHPVLGDVSNEALIHMAEQNGLIFEVGSFVLRTAIDKAKQWSELVDNFKIAVNVSPIQLQNVNFAEQIEHLLDTFHLPAHFLELEVTESALIADEVVARNTLNKLHELGVTLSLDDFGTGYASFSYLKKYPFDAIKIDKSFVQQMEKSDDDKAIIRSIIHIAKKLELQVVIEGIESTQQEQFLIGEGCDIGQGFLYGKPMPCNEFEQSLFNQNLLGGQYTYSS; from the coding sequence ATGGGTACATTACAAACACTAGATTACGAGATACCCGAATCGATGCGGAGAAGTTGGCAAAATATCGTCAACCTCTTAGCACGCGTTGCCGATGTACCCACTACACTGATCATGCGCATACATCCCGACTACATAGAAGTAAACACCACTAGCGAAACCGAAAATAACCCTTACCAAGTTGGCGACAAAGAAAAACTAGGACATGGTCTTTACTGTGAACACGTTATCCAAAACAAATGCGGGCTGTTGGTCCCAAATGCACTGGTTGACGAGAATTGGAAAGATAACCCAGACATCGAGCTAGGAATGCTCTCTTATTGCGGGCTGCCGCTGTATTGGCCGAACGGAGAAACCTTCGGCACCATCTGCATGTTGGATGTTAAAGAAAACCAATATAACGACACCTACCGAGAGCTTCTCGCCTCTTTTAAAGAGTCTATAGAAGCGCAGCTTGCCGTCGTTTTTCAACAACATAAGCTTGTCCGCTTGAATAACGAACTCAAAAGTCGGGTTGAAACCCGCACTACTGACCTTGCTCAGCTTAGTTACTCGTTGACAAGAGAGATAGACCGCCGTAAAGCCGCCGAGAAGCAAGTCAACTATCAGCAGACTCACGATCAAGGGACAGGCTTTTTGAATCGAGCAGCACTCGAACAAGTGTTGGACCAAACCTTAGATGGCATTGATACTGAACAACACTCTTTAGTGGTGATTAACGTCGGCTTTAGCAACGCTCGAAGCATACAAACGAAATACGGCTTTGAAGCCTTTGACGAGGTGTTGAAAGAGTTTCGCTTTCGCCTTGGCCACACCGAATCCAGCTATTTTGTCACAGGAAGACCGAGCTCTAACGACGTCGTTATCATCGTTACTGGTGAAAACATAGAAACGAAGGTACAGCACCTCCTCGACGATATTACTCATGTCAGCTTGGGGAGCTTTTGTATTGAGGACAACGAAGTCCACCTCAATTCTTATGTGGGTGTAGTTCAAGCCCACAAAAACAGTTATGGGAAGCAACTACTGCAAAATGCGTGTTATGCAATGTTACTGTGTAAAGAGTCGGGCGAATCTTATCGCTACCTCTGTGAAAGCCAGTCTCAAGATATTAGTGACCATAACAAACTCGAGAGCTACTTGCTGCAAGCGGTTCGTAACGATGACTTAATGCTGTACTACCAACCGAAGGTTCTTCCACATAACCATAAATGGATTGGTGCTGAGGCATTACTTCGTTGGCGCCATCCGGTGCTGGGCGATGTCTCTAATGAGGCCCTAATTCACATGGCCGAGCAAAATGGCTTAATCTTTGAGGTCGGTTCGTTTGTCCTTCGCACTGCAATAGATAAAGCTAAGCAATGGTCTGAGCTGGTGGATAACTTTAAGATTGCCGTGAATGTCTCACCTATCCAATTGCAAAACGTTAACTTCGCAGAGCAAATTGAACACCTATTAGATACCTTTCACCTACCCGCGCACTTCCTCGAACTGGAAGTTACCGAGAGCGCGCTCATTGCTGATGAGGTTGTTGCACGTAATACATTGAATAAACTACACGAACTTGGTGTGACATTGTCACTCGATGACTTCGGGACGGGTTATGCCTCTTTCAGTTATCTGAAAAAATACCCGTTTGATGCGATTAAAATTGATAAAAGCTTTGTTCAGCAAATGGAAAAGTCTGACGACGACAAAGCCATCATCCGCTCTATCATCCACATCGCCAAAAAACTGGAACTTCAAGTGGTCATTGAAGGGATTGAATCCACTCAACAAGAGCAATTTTTGATTGGTGAAGGCTGCGATATTGGGCAAGGCTTTTTGTACGGTAAGCCAATGCCTTGCAATGAATTTGAACAAAGTTTGTTTAATCAAAACCTATTAGGTGGACAATACACCTATTCTTCCTAA
- a CDS encoding ABC-ATPase domain-containing protein, translating to MDQLTATLKKIEKQNYRAYQQIKGQYDFGDFDLYIDYVQGDPYASASRLRATRAWSLTGLEWLKDESPAFQRAARDFIARSFDEFAKQENAVSISLSGQTVLDNTAVLFTEEGIELRFRVNLPAEGRSVLGKKANNILTFYLPKFIRRATLERELNKDALIEHCKVVEDQASLREQLEANNLVAFVANGSVLPRIAGNCDLPMKDAVEFKAPESLQVTLHAPNKGYVTGLGIPKGITLIVGGGFHGKSTLLNAIERSIYDHIPGDGREYIVTDANAMKIRAEDGRCVHHLNLSNYINHLPMGKDTADFSTQDASGSTSQAAWLQESIEAGASSLLIDEDTSATNFMIRDERMQALVAKGDEPITPLVDRIGQLRDELEISTIIVMGGSGDYLDVADTVIQMHDYQAVDVTEKAKEVIDQHPTQRHNESEESLQTFSPRALNRVALMNILTDGKFRVNAKGKDSLRFGKEFTDLSALEQLESADEVNTIGWLWFQIAQLPGWCNHPAKEIEDMLSGEWYATLPKQGDLAKPRTLDVMAALNRMRKSQFKPSR from the coding sequence ATGGATCAGTTGACTGCCACGCTTAAGAAAATCGAAAAGCAGAACTATCGCGCATACCAACAAATCAAAGGTCAGTACGACTTTGGTGATTTCGACTTGTACATTGATTACGTACAAGGTGACCCGTACGCCTCTGCTTCTCGTCTACGTGCTACTCGCGCGTGGTCTTTGACCGGTCTTGAATGGCTTAAAGACGAATCCCCTGCATTCCAACGCGCGGCTCGTGACTTTATTGCTCGCAGTTTTGATGAGTTTGCAAAACAAGAGAACGCCGTTTCTATCTCTCTAAGCGGTCAAACCGTTCTAGATAACACTGCGGTGCTTTTCACTGAAGAAGGCATTGAGCTTCGCTTCCGCGTGAATTTGCCAGCTGAAGGTCGCTCTGTTCTTGGTAAGAAAGCGAACAACATTTTGACGTTCTACTTGCCGAAGTTTATTCGTCGCGCAACGCTGGAGCGTGAGCTGAACAAAGATGCATTGATTGAGCACTGTAAAGTGGTGGAAGATCAAGCGTCACTGCGTGAACAATTAGAAGCAAATAATCTTGTCGCTTTCGTTGCGAATGGCAGCGTGCTTCCACGTATTGCCGGTAACTGCGATCTTCCGATGAAAGATGCGGTAGAATTTAAAGCGCCAGAATCACTTCAGGTTACTCTTCACGCACCAAATAAAGGCTATGTAACCGGTTTAGGTATTCCAAAAGGCATCACCTTGATTGTTGGTGGTGGTTTCCACGGTAAATCAACGCTACTGAATGCAATAGAACGTTCTATCTATGATCACATTCCTGGCGATGGTCGTGAATACATCGTAACAGATGCGAATGCGATGAAGATCCGTGCGGAAGATGGTCGTTGTGTTCATCACTTGAACCTATCGAACTACATCAACCACTTGCCAATGGGTAAAGACACGGCGGATTTCTCTACGCAAGATGCGTCGGGATCAACTTCTCAAGCGGCTTGGCTACAAGAGTCTATCGAAGCAGGCGCAAGTTCACTTCTTATCGATGAAGATACGTCAGCAACTAACTTTATGATTCGCGACGAACGTATGCAGGCGTTAGTAGCAAAAGGTGACGAACCCATCACTCCATTGGTCGACCGTATCGGCCAACTGCGTGACGAGTTAGAAATCTCTACCATCATCGTTATGGGTGGCTCTGGTGACTACCTAGACGTTGCGGATACGGTTATACAAATGCACGACTACCAAGCGGTTGATGTAACCGAAAAAGCCAAAGAGGTTATCGATCAGCACCCTACTCAGCGTCATAACGAATCAGAAGAGAGCCTACAAACGTTCAGTCCTCGCGCGTTGAACCGTGTAGCACTGATGAACATTCTGACAGACGGTAAGTTCCGCGTGAATGCAAAAGGCAAAGACTCTCTTCGCTTCGGTAAAGAGTTTACAGACCTGAGCGCACTTGAGCAGTTGGAGTCCGCAGATGAAGTCAACACCATCGGTTGGCTTTGGTTCCAGATCGCGCAACTTCCTGGTTGGTGTAACCACCCAGCGAAAGAAATTGAAGACATGCTATCTGGCGAATGGTACGCAACACTGCCGAAACAAGGTGATCTCGCGAAACCACGTACATTAGATGTCATGGCGGCACTGAACCGCATGCGTAAGTCTCAGTTCAAACCTTCTCGTTAA
- a CDS encoding DNA-J related domain-containing protein has product MDEQFDVCHNGQQYMENPLLWPILDILRKQPTNWKVHTLAQELGEHGYVPQLDSSPDKDLFKRNFLLMNALYQLQETLYPDGWLQVEAMNIVLMSAIEASRHSIDTNDPLREYYLDWKNYEADEGEVRRLLNEFWSRYQRYIGGSSPSDLDRAKALSLFELSADATKAEIRKQWRKLALRWHPDRDNGDSERFRVLCDAWNVLRNG; this is encoded by the coding sequence ATGGACGAACAATTTGATGTTTGCCACAACGGACAGCAATATATGGAAAATCCATTGTTGTGGCCGATTCTAGACATTCTCCGAAAACAACCTACCAACTGGAAGGTGCACACACTCGCGCAGGAACTTGGTGAGCATGGTTACGTTCCTCAATTAGATTCATCTCCAGATAAAGACCTGTTTAAACGTAACTTCTTACTGATGAACGCCCTTTATCAGCTACAAGAAACGTTATACCCAGACGGCTGGTTGCAAGTTGAAGCAATGAATATTGTCCTCATGTCGGCCATTGAAGCCTCTCGTCACAGTATCGATACCAATGATCCTCTAAGAGAGTATTACCTTGATTGGAAGAACTACGAAGCGGATGAAGGTGAGGTACGTAGGCTGCTTAATGAATTCTGGAGCCGATACCAACGTTATATAGGTGGAAGCTCGCCTTCTGATTTAGACCGCGCCAAGGCGCTGAGTTTATTTGAGTTAAGTGCAGATGCGACTAAAGCAGAAATCCGAAAGCAGTGGCGCAAACTTGCGCTACGTTGGCATCCAGACAGAGACAATGGGGATTCAGAGCGCTTTCGGGTTTTGTGCGATGCATGGAATGTTTTACGTAACGGATGA
- a CDS encoding isopenicillin N synthase family dioxygenase: MKLETVDYLADDAAQQFVTSLRETGFGVLKNHPIPQELVESIYKNWYEFFCSEQKNDFHFNVETQDGYFPPSVSEVAKGQSVKDIKEYFHVYPWGQMPEQLKAEIMEYYDRANAFAQELLGWVEEYAPKEVQEKFSIALSEMINNSDKTLLRVLHYPPMTGEEEPGAIRAAAHEDINLLTVLPAANEPGLQVKSKEGDWLDVPCDFGNLIINIGDMLQEASGGYFPSTTHRVINPTGGRQEKSRISLPLFLHPKPDTVLSERYTAHSYLMERLRELGVI, translated from the coding sequence ATGAAACTGGAAACTGTCGATTATCTTGCTGACGACGCTGCTCAACAGTTCGTCACCTCACTGCGCGAAACAGGCTTTGGTGTCCTTAAAAACCACCCGATCCCTCAAGAGCTGGTGGAGTCTATTTACAAAAACTGGTACGAGTTTTTCTGCTCTGAGCAAAAGAACGACTTCCATTTCAATGTTGAAACACAAGACGGTTATTTTCCACCATCAGTTTCTGAAGTCGCGAAAGGCCAATCAGTAAAAGATATTAAAGAGTACTTTCATGTATACCCTTGGGGACAAATGCCTGAGCAGTTAAAAGCGGAAATTATGGAATACTATGACCGTGCTAATGCGTTTGCTCAAGAACTGCTTGGCTGGGTAGAAGAATACGCACCAAAAGAGGTACAAGAGAAATTCTCTATCGCGTTGTCTGAAATGATCAACAACAGCGATAAAACACTTCTACGCGTTCTACATTACCCACCGATGACTGGCGAAGAAGAGCCGGGCGCAATTCGTGCAGCTGCCCATGAAGACATCAACCTTCTAACAGTACTGCCAGCAGCGAACGAGCCGGGTCTTCAGGTAAAGAGCAAAGAAGGTGATTGGCTAGATGTGCCATGTGACTTCGGTAACCTAATCATCAACATTGGTGACATGCTGCAAGAAGCATCGGGTGGTTACTTCCCATCGACGACTCATCGCGTTATCAACCCAACAGGCGGTCGCCAAGAAAAATCTCGTATTTCTTTGCCACTGTTCCTACACCCAAAACCGGATACTGTGCTTTCTGAGCGTTACACCGCACACAGTTACTTGATGGAGCGTCTGAGAGAGCTGGGCGTTATTTAA
- a CDS encoding DUF2238 domain-containing protein: protein MKSTSTLLVLTIFYAIVFLFSALEPNSRAVWFAEIVPAIGILVAIWALSIRYQFSNTAYVLMFVWLCLHTIGAKYTFAEVPFDWFNNLIGSERNNFDRVAHFSIGLYAYPIAEYLINKKKVSAKLACWFALFAIMSLAAGYEIIEWWYAAIAGGDEGIAFLGSQGDIWDAQKDMLCDTMGAILSLVLLTTQRRLAKPL, encoded by the coding sequence ATGAAAAGTACTTCTACTTTATTAGTTTTAACGATTTTCTACGCGATCGTTTTTTTGTTTTCTGCGTTAGAACCAAATTCCCGCGCGGTGTGGTTTGCAGAGATCGTTCCTGCCATCGGTATTCTTGTGGCCATTTGGGCACTGTCCATTCGCTACCAATTCAGTAACACCGCGTATGTGCTGATGTTTGTCTGGCTGTGTCTTCATACGATTGGCGCCAAATATACCTTTGCCGAGGTGCCTTTTGATTGGTTCAATAACTTGATAGGTTCGGAGCGCAATAACTTTGACCGCGTTGCTCACTTTTCTATCGGTCTCTATGCGTACCCTATTGCTGAATACCTAATTAACAAGAAAAAAGTCAGCGCTAAATTGGCTTGTTGGTTCGCGCTCTTTGCCATCATGTCATTGGCAGCAGGCTATGAAATCATTGAATGGTGGTATGCCGCAATCGCTGGCGGTGATGAGGGTATTGCCTTCCTAGGCTCCCAAGGAGATATCTGGGACGCCCAGAAAGACATGTTATGTGACACGATGGGTGCGATATTATCTTTGGTTTTACTGACAACTCAGCGTCGACTGGCGAAGCCACTCTAG
- the cutA gene encoding divalent-cation tolerance protein CutA, translated as MSEQHEYCMVLSTAGTEKNRDEIIKGLLEGELAACIQTMAMESHYVWKGEVCSDSEWLLIIKTRKDLYALVEDKIKDLHEYEVAQIVQVPIVEGFKPYLEWLRQSTLSCQ; from the coding sequence ATGAGCGAACAACACGAATACTGTATGGTATTGAGTACCGCCGGTACAGAAAAGAACCGCGACGAAATCATCAAAGGTTTGTTGGAAGGAGAGCTAGCGGCTTGCATTCAAACCATGGCTATGGAAAGCCACTATGTTTGGAAAGGTGAAGTGTGCAGTGATAGTGAGTGGCTATTGATCATTAAAACGCGCAAAGATCTCTATGCTTTGGTTGAAGACAAAATAAAAGACCTGCACGAGTATGAAGTTGCTCAAATCGTGCAAGTCCCAATTGTAGAGGGGTTTAAACCTTATCTAGAGTGGCTTCGCCAGTCGACGCTGAGTTGTCAGTAA
- a CDS encoding SgrR family transcriptional regulator, which yields MSSPRLRVQFETLFEKFSGNDTEVQLEDITEALFCTRRNARIVLNKLEEEGWIEWHPAAGRGKLSKLVFKRNRSDVSENLARRYLDEGKIGQALEALDNDAAKLTQVIQGYLGLQHRQGEQVVRLPYYRPLAMLNPQKPMRRSEQHIARQVFSGLTKLDDNEHLQPDLAHYWEALSDTHWRFYLRRGVRFHNGELLTTDCVIESISVLSELNLFSHIEKVVSPEPWTVDIHLVRPDKYLPLALSESQAKVLLPNNMRAEEFDRKPVGTGPFQVKVNDDKRLILTAFDGYFGLRPLLDQVEVWVIDEAYSSMVYPSLTKPQMDKQASTDEVELDPGCTFLLLNKNTGIARDPRWAEFLSQTLNSYQVYAHVPQDKVIELGVLQAFGLKPGWIDLRPTIAGEAPQKDKAICVAYQKKHPMFPVIAKAIKTLLKPHGIDVEFVRYDTQPPSPEEVDIWIKAMGIATNRNDALAGWLLDYSDIDKFSAGYDFSGWAGLVDQWRAGQHADFPARELGRQLVKSCQVIPMFHCWLGVNKDHSGALQNAKCNALGWFDFSNVWVKPKIEQDGETE from the coding sequence ATGAGTAGCCCTCGTTTACGCGTTCAGTTCGAAACGCTGTTTGAAAAGTTCTCTGGTAATGACACGGAAGTGCAACTCGAAGACATTACCGAAGCACTCTTTTGTACCCGCCGCAACGCTCGAATCGTTCTTAATAAGTTAGAAGAAGAAGGCTGGATCGAATGGCATCCTGCCGCAGGTCGCGGAAAACTCTCTAAACTGGTTTTTAAGCGCAATCGCAGTGATGTCAGTGAAAACCTTGCACGTCGTTACTTAGACGAAGGCAAAATCGGGCAGGCGTTAGAGGCGTTGGATAATGACGCAGCTAAACTCACTCAAGTGATTCAAGGCTACCTCGGCTTACAACACCGTCAAGGCGAGCAGGTTGTCCGTTTACCTTACTATCGTCCACTTGCGATGCTGAACCCACAAAAACCGATGCGCCGCTCTGAGCAGCATATTGCGCGCCAAGTGTTTAGTGGTTTAACTAAGCTAGATGACAATGAGCATCTTCAACCAGATCTTGCCCACTATTGGGAAGCGCTCTCAGATACCCATTGGCGTTTTTATTTGCGCCGTGGTGTTCGTTTCCATAATGGGGAACTGCTCACGACCGATTGCGTGATTGAAAGCATCAGCGTATTAAGCGAATTGAATCTATTCTCACACATCGAAAAAGTCGTTTCGCCTGAACCTTGGACAGTGGATATTCATCTTGTTCGTCCTGATAAGTACCTGCCGCTTGCTCTGAGTGAGTCTCAAGCCAAAGTCCTTTTGCCAAACAATATGCGCGCGGAAGAGTTTGATAGAAAGCCAGTAGGAACCGGGCCGTTTCAAGTTAAAGTCAACGATGACAAACGTTTAATTTTGACGGCATTCGATGGCTACTTCGGGCTACGTCCGCTCTTGGATCAAGTTGAGGTATGGGTGATCGACGAAGCATACTCCTCGATGGTGTATCCAAGCCTGACCAAACCACAAATGGACAAACAAGCGTCGACAGACGAAGTCGAGCTCGATCCCGGATGTACATTCTTATTACTGAATAAAAATACAGGTATTGCGAGAGACCCGCGTTGGGCGGAGTTTTTAAGCCAAACACTGAACAGTTACCAAGTATATGCTCATGTGCCTCAAGACAAGGTAATCGAGCTCGGTGTCCTGCAAGCGTTTGGTCTAAAACCGGGCTGGATAGACCTTAGGCCGACCATTGCCGGTGAAGCCCCTCAGAAAGACAAAGCCATTTGCGTCGCTTATCAGAAGAAGCATCCGATGTTTCCGGTCATCGCAAAGGCGATTAAAACCTTATTAAAACCTCACGGTATTGATGTTGAATTTGTTCGTTATGACACGCAACCTCCATCACCAGAAGAGGTCGATATTTGGATTAAAGCAATGGGTATTGCCACTAACCGTAACGATGCGTTAGCTGGATGGTTGCTGGATTACAGCGACATCGACAAGTTTAGTGCAGGTTATGATTTTTCTGGTTGGGCTGGGCTGGTGGACCAATGGCGAGCCGGGCAACATGCTGATTTCCCCGCTCGAGAATTGGGAAGGCAACTTGTGAAAAGCTGCCAGGTGATCCCAATGTTCCACTGTTGGTTAGGCGTGAACAAAGACCACAGTGGTGCGCTACAGAATGCCAAGTGCAATGCCCTTGGTTGGTTTGATTTCAGCAACGTGTGGGTAAAACCAAAAATAGAGCAAGATGGCGAAACCGAATAA
- a CDS encoding DUF3389 domain-containing protein, protein MVIEFSLGKIIATQREVVIKLSGSAMVTLQAQTDAIQLLGRGANVVLAHGAETKWSIKLDDEDQLRHLAQEIGIDIQ, encoded by the coding sequence ATGGTTATTGAATTCTCTTTAGGAAAAATTATCGCAACGCAGCGTGAAGTCGTGATAAAGCTATCCGGAAGTGCGATGGTCACATTGCAAGCTCAAACCGATGCAATTCAGCTGCTTGGTCGCGGTGCTAACGTGGTTTTGGCACATGGTGCGGAAACCAAATGGTCGATCAAACTCGACGATGAAGATCAATTACGCCACCTAGCGCAAGAAATTGGTATCGACATTCAATAA
- a CDS encoding hotdog fold thioesterase, with protein sequence MSIWKKPIDLDILNATSKNTMMEHLQIVYTDFTDDSLTATMPVCSFTHQPLGMLHGGASVVLAETLGSLAANFCVGEGSYCVGLDINANHIRAMRSGHVIGTAKPVHLGVSTQVWQIEITDERGRLVCTSRLTIAVKHPKEKTIQ encoded by the coding sequence ATGAGTATTTGGAAAAAGCCAATCGATTTAGACATTCTTAACGCGACGTCGAAAAACACCATGATGGAGCACCTGCAAATCGTCTATACCGATTTTACGGATGACTCACTGACTGCGACCATGCCAGTTTGCAGCTTTACACATCAGCCTCTTGGGATGCTTCATGGTGGCGCTTCTGTTGTACTCGCAGAGACCCTGGGTTCACTGGCTGCCAATTTCTGTGTTGGTGAGGGGAGTTACTGTGTTGGTCTCGACATCAATGCAAACCATATTCGAGCCATGCGCAGCGGGCACGTTATTGGCACGGCGAAGCCGGTTCACTTGGGTGTATCGACTCAAGTATGGCAAATTGAAATCACGGATGAACGCGGACGTTTGGTTTGCACAAGCCGCTTGACGATTGCCGTAAAACATCCGAAAGAAAAAACGATTCAATAA